The Pseudomonas sp. R4-35-07 genome contains a region encoding:
- a CDS encoding DEAD/DEAH box helicase, which produces MTQETGGFAAFNLNPNILAAVIATGYEEPSAIQQQSIPIIMAGQDMIGQAQTGTGKTAAFALPILHCIDPAKREPQALILAPTRELALQVATAFETYAKQMPGVTVVAVYGGAPMGPQLKAIRNGAQIVVATPGRLCDHLRRDEKVLSTVNHLVLDEADEMLKLGFMDDLEVIFKALPPTRQTVLFSATLPQSIRAIAERHLRDPQHVKIQTKTQTVTAIEQAHLLVHADQKTSAVLSLLEVEDFDALIMFVRTKQATLDLASALEAKGYKAAALNGDIAQNQRERVIDSLKDGRLDIVVATDVAARGLDVPRITHVFNVDMPYDPESYVHRIGRTGRAGREGRALLLVTPRERRMLQVIERVTGQKVAEVRLPDAQAVLDARIKKLTNSLAPLVADAESTHGELLDRLTADIGCTPRALAAALLRKATNGQALTLAAIEKERPLVPNNAPRGDRPERTGDRPDRGDRERRAPVPLAEGRARCRTALGARDGIAAKNLLGAILNEGGLAREAIGRIQVRDSFSLVELPEDGLEKLLAKLKDTRVAGKQLKLRRYRED; this is translated from the coding sequence ATGACCCAGGAAACCGGCGGCTTCGCCGCTTTTAATCTTAATCCGAACATTCTCGCCGCCGTCATCGCGACTGGCTACGAAGAACCTTCGGCTATTCAGCAGCAATCGATCCCGATCATCATGGCCGGCCAGGACATGATTGGCCAGGCGCAGACCGGTACCGGTAAAACCGCCGCGTTCGCCCTGCCTATCCTGCACTGCATCGATCCTGCCAAGCGCGAGCCGCAAGCCCTGATCCTGGCGCCAACCCGTGAGTTGGCGCTGCAAGTAGCAACCGCTTTCGAAACCTACGCCAAGCAAATGCCAGGTGTAACCGTTGTGGCCGTTTACGGCGGCGCGCCTATGGGCCCACAACTGAAAGCCATCCGTAACGGCGCACAGATCGTTGTCGCCACCCCGGGCCGTCTGTGCGACCACCTGCGTCGCGACGAGAAAGTCCTGTCGACCGTGAACCACCTGGTTCTCGACGAAGCCGACGAAATGTTGAAGCTGGGCTTCATGGATGACCTGGAAGTCATCTTCAAGGCACTGCCACCAACCCGTCAGACCGTACTGTTCTCGGCCACCCTGCCGCAGTCGATCCGTGCCATTGCCGAACGCCACCTGCGCGATCCGCAACACGTGAAGATCCAGACCAAGACCCAGACCGTTACCGCGATCGAACAGGCTCACCTGTTGGTTCACGCTGACCAGAAGACCTCGGCTGTATTGAGCCTGCTGGAAGTCGAAGACTTCGACGCGCTGATCATGTTCGTGCGCACCAAGCAAGCGACCCTGGACCTGGCCAGTGCCCTGGAAGCCAAAGGCTACAAGGCTGCTGCGCTGAACGGTGACATCGCCCAGAACCAGCGTGAGCGCGTGATCGACTCCCTCAAGGATGGCCGCCTGGACATCGTTGTAGCGACCGACGTTGCTGCTCGTGGCCTCGACGTTCCACGTATCACCCACGTGTTCAACGTTGACATGCCTTACGACCCAGAGTCCTACGTTCACCGTATCGGCCGTACCGGCCGTGCGGGCCGCGAAGGTCGTGCACTGCTGCTGGTGACTCCACGTGAGCGCCGCATGCTGCAAGTGATCGAGCGTGTCACCGGTCAGAAAGTGGCCGAAGTCCGCCTTCCGGATGCCCAGGCCGTTCTCGATGCCCGCATCAAGAAACTGACCAACAGCCTGGCGCCACTGGTGGCTGACGCTGAATCGACCCACGGCGAACTGCTGGACCGCCTGACCGCCGATATCGGTTGCACCCCGCGTGCCCTGGCTGCAGCGTTGCTGCGCAAAGCCACCAACGGTCAGGCCCTGACCCTGGCAGCGATCGAGAAAGAACGCCCACTGGTACCGAACAACGCGCCACGCGGTGATCGTCCAGAGCGTACCGGCGACCGTCCGGACCGTGGTGATCGCGAGCGTCGTGCTCCGGTTCCATTGGCTGAAGGTCGTGCTCGTTGCCGTACTGCGCTGGGCGCGCGTGACGGTATCGCTGCCAAGAACCTGCTGGGCGCTATCCTCAACGAAGGTGGCCTGGCACGTGAAGCCATCGGTCGCATCCAGGTCCGTGACAGCTTCTCCCTGGTGGAGCTGCCGGAAGACGGTCTGGAAAAACTGCTGGCCAAGCTCAAAGATACACGCGTTGCCGGCAAGCAGCTGAAGCTGCGTCGCTACCGCGAAGATTGA
- a CDS encoding spermidine synthase — MSEERVERLLAEVHDDFGMIRVLEVADYRFLEFGDAIEQSCVFTADPSWLEYDYTRAMLVGALCHEQPESALFLGLGAGTLTQACLKFLALEDVEAIELRPDVPRLAIEYLGLDDDPRLYIRIGDALELLDSAESADLIFVDLYTDVGPGVGHLAWTFLENCQKKLNPGGWLVINQWATDDGKPLGAALLRGLYHRHYWELPVKEGNVILLVPSELDQELDLEALSLRAEVLAPRLGYSLQALIKVIRPAT; from the coding sequence ATGAGCGAGGAGCGTGTCGAGCGCCTGCTGGCCGAAGTCCATGATGATTTCGGCATGATCCGTGTGTTGGAAGTGGCCGATTACCGTTTTCTCGAATTTGGTGATGCCATCGAGCAAAGCTGTGTGTTCACTGCCGACCCAAGCTGGCTGGAGTACGACTACACCCGCGCCATGTTGGTCGGTGCGTTGTGCCATGAACAGCCGGAGAGCGCGCTGTTCCTTGGCCTTGGCGCCGGCACGTTGACCCAGGCCTGTCTCAAGTTCCTGGCGCTTGAGGACGTCGAAGCCATCGAGCTGCGCCCCGACGTACCGCGCCTGGCGATTGAATATCTGGGCCTGGACGATGATCCACGCCTGTATATCCGTATCGGCGATGCCCTGGAGTTGCTCGACAGCGCCGAATCGGCCGACCTGATCTTCGTCGACCTGTACACCGACGTGGGGCCTGGCGTCGGTCACCTGGCCTGGACGTTCCTGGAGAATTGCCAGAAAAAGCTCAATCCCGGCGGTTGGCTGGTGATCAACCAGTGGGCCACCGATGATGGCAAGCCGCTGGGTGCGGCGCTGTTGCGCGGGTTGTATCACCGGCATTACTGGGAACTGCCGGTGAAGGAGGGCAACGTGATCCTGCTGGTGCCTTCGGAGCTGGATCAGGAGCTGGACCTGGAGGCGCTGTCCTTACGGGCTGAAGTGCTGGCGCCGCGACTGGGGTATTCGTTGCAGGCGTTGATCAAGGTGATTCGGCCGGCGACCTAG
- a CDS encoding response regulator: MDIKFAHRLSYKQARLTVLVGFVLGTLLSFIQIGIDYASEDASINREIRSLIEISHNPASRIAYNIDAELAQELTLGLLHSPAIAHAQLVDNNGMVLADVDRPRKESHYRPVSDFLFGANRQFEDRLYLSHMPNESLGVLRLDVDTYAFGSRFLRRAEVTLLNGFVRSLLLTGILLGLFYIMLTQPLVRIIRALSTRKQARLDCPPGHEHDEIGVLVNVANQQFENMETEIQQRRHAEDRLTEYLGQLEDIVSARTLELKTSNQRLSQINDELEAARMTALGMAQARAAFLANMSHEIRTPLNGLLGMIALSLDSPLNAEQRQQLSIAHDSGKVLVELLNDILDLSKFDAGQLELERIPFDLGSLVEDTANLLSQNAAPSVELTCLIDPLFAAQVIGDPTRVRQIVSNLLSNALKFTRFGRVDVRLRHHGDGVRIEVCDTGIGIAQDAQVKIFQPFTQAGAGITRQFGGTGLGLALTHNLCEAMQGRLSISSEVGFGSQFCADLPLPTHLPAAARIPLAGDVIVITHHSSGLGELLTTLLPHWGLAPRCYSMEDDLSGQSPDLLITDCPECLFRLRPGISAPILVVTAYGNFMPSEEVVALAPLQQQARPLSRNALYQILQRNLRSDTQPILDPVQIDAAPLSHRARILLVEDNPVNQLVAKGMLGKLGCEVIVAAHGGEALKFLEDQRFDLVLMDCNMPVMDGYEASRQIRQSGRWPDLPIVALTANALSEERERCRAAGMNDYLAKPFRREELKALLDLWVPETTSLI; this comes from the coding sequence ATGGATATCAAGTTCGCCCACCGCTTGTCTTATAAACAAGCCAGATTGACTGTGCTGGTCGGTTTCGTCTTGGGAACCTTGCTCAGTTTTATCCAAATCGGCATTGATTATGCCAGTGAAGACGCATCCATCAACCGCGAAATACGCTCGCTGATCGAAATCAGCCATAACCCTGCCTCGCGTATTGCCTACAACATCGATGCCGAACTTGCCCAGGAACTGACCCTGGGCCTGCTGCACTCTCCTGCCATTGCCCACGCACAGCTGGTCGACAACAACGGCATGGTGCTGGCCGACGTCGACCGGCCGCGCAAGGAAAGCCATTATCGGCCTGTCAGCGATTTTCTGTTCGGTGCCAACCGTCAATTCGAAGACCGTCTGTACCTCAGCCATATGCCCAACGAATCCCTGGGAGTGCTGCGCCTTGATGTCGATACCTACGCGTTTGGCAGCCGTTTCCTGCGCCGCGCCGAGGTCACGTTGCTCAATGGTTTTGTGCGCAGCCTGCTGCTGACCGGGATCTTGCTGGGCTTGTTCTACATCATGCTCACCCAGCCGCTGGTGCGCATTATTCGCGCGTTGAGCACGCGCAAACAGGCGCGCTTGGACTGCCCGCCAGGGCATGAGCACGACGAAATCGGCGTGCTGGTCAACGTTGCCAACCAGCAATTCGAAAACATGGAAACCGAGATCCAGCAGCGCCGCCATGCCGAAGATCGTCTCACCGAATACCTGGGCCAACTGGAAGACATCGTTTCTGCCCGCACCCTTGAGCTCAAGACCAGCAACCAACGCTTGAGCCAGATCAATGATGAGCTGGAAGCAGCGCGGATGACCGCCCTGGGCATGGCCCAGGCTAGGGCGGCGTTCCTGGCCAATATGAGCCATGAAATCCGCACCCCGCTCAATGGCCTGCTGGGCATGATTGCCCTGTCGCTGGACAGCCCGCTCAACGCCGAGCAGCGCCAGCAACTGTCCATTGCCCATGACTCCGGCAAGGTACTGGTGGAGTTGCTCAACGATATCCTCGACCTGTCCAAGTTCGACGCGGGCCAACTGGAGCTTGAACGAATCCCGTTCGACCTCGGCTCACTGGTGGAAGACACCGCCAACCTGTTGTCACAGAACGCCGCGCCCAGCGTGGAACTGACCTGCCTGATCGACCCGCTATTTGCTGCCCAAGTCATTGGCGACCCGACGCGGGTACGGCAAATCGTCAGTAACCTGCTGTCCAATGCCTTGAAGTTCACCCGCTTCGGCCGGGTGGATGTGCGCCTGCGCCACCACGGCGACGGAGTGCGCATTGAAGTCTGTGATACCGGTATCGGGATTGCCCAGGATGCACAGGTCAAGATTTTCCAGCCGTTCACCCAGGCCGGCGCTGGTATTACGCGCCAATTCGGCGGCACCGGCTTGGGGCTCGCATTGACCCATAACCTCTGCGAAGCCATGCAGGGCCGCTTGAGCATCAGTTCGGAGGTCGGCTTCGGCAGCCAGTTCTGCGCCGACCTGCCGTTGCCCACCCACCTGCCGGCGGCAGCCCGAATTCCATTGGCGGGGGATGTGATCGTCATCACCCACCACAGCAGTGGCCTGGGGGAGTTGCTCACGACCCTGCTGCCCCATTGGGGGTTGGCGCCGCGTTGCTACTCCATGGAAGACGACCTGAGCGGACAGTCTCCCGACCTGTTGATCACCGACTGCCCGGAGTGCCTGTTCCGCCTGAGGCCGGGCATCAGCGCGCCGATTCTGGTCGTGACCGCCTATGGCAATTTCATGCCCAGCGAAGAAGTCGTCGCCCTGGCACCGCTGCAGCAACAAGCCCGCCCGCTGAGCCGTAACGCGCTGTACCAAATCCTGCAGCGTAATTTGCGCAGCGACACGCAACCGATTCTGGACCCGGTCCAAATCGACGCCGCGCCCCTCAGCCATCGCGCGCGCATCCTGCTGGTGGAGGACAACCCGGTCAACCAACTGGTGGCCAAGGGCATGCTCGGCAAGCTCGGCTGCGAGGTCATCGTGGCCGCCCATGGTGGCGAAGCCCTCAAGTTCCTCGAGGACCAGCGTTTCGATCTGGTCTTGATGGACTGCAACATGCCGGTGATGGACGGCTATGAGGCCAGCCGGCAGATTCGCCAGAGCGGTCGCTGGCCGGACTTGCCGATCGTCGCCTTGACCGCCAACGCCCTGTCCGAAGAGCGTGAGCGTTGCCGTGCAGCGGGGATGAATGATTACCTGGCCAAGCCGTTTCGCCGCGAAGAACTCAAGGCCCTGCTGGACCTGTGGGTGCCTGAGACGACGAGTCTCATTTGA
- a CDS encoding thiopurine S-methyltransferase has product MDAKIWQERWATNQIGFHQTDVNPYLQRHWSTLALVDGARVFVPLCGKSLDMKWLADRGHRVMGVEVSDKAVEAFFSEQGFTPQIDHRGVFKVYQAGLIEVWCGDFFALDASAVADCVALYDRAALIALPQPMRSRYTEHLDTLLTPVCEGLLITVDYDQAQRAGPPFAVPDEEVQALLGPHWNVVTLQERDILSESSKFKADGVTRLDERVYRLTRR; this is encoded by the coding sequence ATGGACGCAAAAATTTGGCAGGAACGCTGGGCAACCAATCAGATCGGTTTTCATCAGACCGACGTTAATCCTTACTTGCAGCGGCATTGGTCAACGTTGGCCCTGGTCGATGGTGCCAGGGTTTTCGTGCCTTTGTGTGGCAAGAGCCTGGACATGAAGTGGTTGGCGGATCGCGGGCATCGCGTGATGGGTGTGGAGGTGTCGGATAAAGCCGTTGAGGCATTCTTCAGCGAACAGGGATTTACACCGCAGATCGATCACAGAGGCGTGTTCAAGGTGTATCAGGCGGGCCTGATCGAAGTGTGGTGCGGTGACTTCTTCGCCCTTGACGCAAGTGCTGTGGCTGATTGCGTGGCGTTGTATGACCGTGCGGCACTGATCGCCTTGCCGCAGCCAATGCGCTCGCGATACACCGAGCATCTCGATACCCTGCTGACCCCCGTCTGTGAGGGGCTGTTGATCACTGTCGACTACGACCAGGCGCAAAGGGCTGGCCCGCCCTTCGCTGTCCCGGATGAGGAAGTGCAGGCGCTGCTGGGCCCGCACTGGAATGTGGTCACGCTGCAAGAGCGGGACATTTTGAGTGAAAGCAGCAAATTCAAGGCGGATGGCGTTACTCGGCTTGATGAGCGTGTTTATCGGCTGACCAGGCGGTAA
- a CDS encoding crotonase/enoyl-CoA hydratase family protein, which translates to MNQASTSRVTRELQGHVLLLGLDRVAKRNAFDLDLLNELSMAYGDFDRNDDARVAVVFAHGDHFTAGLDLANVSGVMAGGWQPPLGGCDPWGVFAGPRVNKPVIVAAHGYCLTIGIELMLAADINLCASNTRFAQMEVQRGIFPFGGATLRFHQIAGWGNAMRWLLTGDEFDAHEALRLGLVQEVMASEDLLPRAIELANRIARQAPLGVQATLMSARLAHKEGETVAAAALPPMVNKLLNSEDAKEGVRAMIEKRPGVFKGI; encoded by the coding sequence ATGAATCAAGCCAGCACCAGCCGCGTCACCCGTGAACTCCAGGGCCATGTCCTGCTGCTGGGGCTGGACCGAGTGGCAAAGCGCAATGCTTTCGACCTCGACCTGCTTAACGAACTGAGCATGGCCTATGGCGATTTTGATCGAAACGATGACGCGCGGGTTGCCGTGGTGTTTGCCCATGGCGACCACTTCACCGCCGGGCTCGACCTGGCCAATGTCAGCGGCGTCATGGCGGGAGGTTGGCAACCGCCCCTGGGCGGCTGCGACCCCTGGGGCGTGTTCGCCGGTCCCAGGGTCAATAAACCGGTAATCGTGGCCGCCCATGGCTACTGCCTGACCATCGGCATCGAGCTGATGCTGGCGGCGGACATCAATCTTTGCGCGAGCAACACGCGCTTTGCGCAGATGGAAGTGCAGCGTGGGATCTTTCCGTTTGGCGGCGCGACATTACGCTTTCATCAGATCGCTGGCTGGGGCAATGCGATGCGCTGGCTGCTGACCGGCGACGAGTTCGACGCCCATGAAGCCCTGCGCTTGGGCTTAGTGCAGGAAGTGATGGCCAGCGAAGACCTGCTGCCGCGCGCCATCGAGCTGGCCAATCGCATCGCACGCCAGGCGCCGCTTGGGGTGCAGGCAACGTTGATGTCGGCGCGATTGGCGCACAAGGAAGGCGAGACCGTGGCGGCCGCCGCGTTGCCGCCGATGGTGAACAAGTTGCTGAACAGCGAAGACGCCAAGGAGGGCGTGCGGGCGATGATCGAGAAGCGGCCTGGGGTGTTCAAGGGTATTTGA
- the htpX gene encoding protease HtpX — MMRILLFLATNLAVVLIASVTLSLFGFDGFMAANGVDLNLNQLLIFCAVFGFAGSLFSLFISKWMAKMSTSTQIITQPRTRHEQWLMQTVEQLSQEAGIKMPEVGIFPAYEANAFATGWNKNDALVAVSQGLLERFSPDEVKAVLAHEIGHVANGDMVTLALVQGVVNTFVMFFARIIGNFVDKVIFKNEEGRGIAYFVATIFAELVLGFLASAIVMWFSRKREFRADEAGARLAGTSAMIGALQRLRSEQGLPVHMPDSLTAFGINGGVKQGLARLFMSHPPLEERIDALRRRG, encoded by the coding sequence ATGATGCGCATCCTGCTGTTCTTGGCCACTAACCTGGCGGTCGTATTGATTGCCAGCGTCACCCTGAGCCTTTTTGGCTTCGACGGGTTCATGGCGGCCAACGGGGTTGATCTGAACCTCAATCAGCTGCTGATTTTCTGTGCGGTCTTCGGTTTTGCCGGTTCGCTGTTCTCGCTGTTCATCTCCAAGTGGATGGCGAAAATGAGCACCAGCACCCAGATCATCACTCAACCACGCACTCGCCATGAACAATGGCTGATGCAAACCGTGGAGCAGTTGTCTCAAGAAGCAGGCATCAAAATGCCCGAGGTGGGGATTTTCCCTGCTTATGAGGCCAACGCCTTCGCCACCGGCTGGAACAAGAACGACGCGCTGGTCGCTGTCAGCCAGGGGCTTCTGGAGCGTTTTTCGCCCGACGAAGTCAAGGCGGTGCTGGCCCACGAGATCGGCCACGTGGCCAATGGCGACATGGTCACCCTGGCGTTGGTCCAGGGCGTGGTGAACACCTTCGTGATGTTCTTTGCGCGAATCATCGGCAACTTCGTCGACAAGGTAATCTTCAAGAACGAAGAAGGCCGCGGTATCGCCTACTTCGTGGCAACCATCTTCGCCGAGCTGGTCCTGGGCTTCCTGGCCAGCGCCATCGTGATGTGGTTCTCGCGTAAACGTGAGTTCCGCGCAGACGAAGCCGGCGCACGCTTGGCGGGTACCAGCGCGATGATCGGCGCACTGCAACGCCTGCGCTCCGAACAAGGCCTGCCGGTGCACATGCCGGACAGCCTGACCGCCTTCGGCATCAACGGTGGCGTCAAGCAGGGCCTGGCTCGCCTGTTCATGAGCCACCCACCGCTGGAAGAGCGGATTGACGCATTGCGTCGTCGCGGCTGA
- the msrB gene encoding peptide-methionine (R)-S-oxide reductase MsrB, whose translation MEKLQKPIEEWKAMLDPEQYNVCWLKGTERPFSGKYNETKTDGVYHCICCNEPLFDSRAKFDSGCGWPSFYEPIADNAMVEIRDVSHGMIRTEVTCAKCDAHLGHVFPDGPPPTGLRYCINSVCLDLVPR comes from the coding sequence ATGGAAAAGCTGCAGAAACCCATTGAAGAATGGAAAGCGATGCTCGACCCGGAGCAATACAACGTGTGTTGGCTCAAAGGCACCGAGCGGCCGTTCTCCGGCAAGTACAACGAGACCAAGACCGACGGCGTGTACCACTGCATTTGCTGCAATGAACCGTTGTTCGATTCCAGGGCCAAGTTTGACTCGGGCTGCGGCTGGCCCAGCTTCTACGAGCCGATTGCCGATAACGCGATGGTCGAGATCCGTGACGTCAGCCACGGCATGATCCGCACCGAAGTCACCTGCGCCAAGTGCGACGCGCACCTGGGGCATGTATTCCCGGACGGTCCGCCACCGACCGGCCTGCGCTACTGCATCAATTCGGTATGCCTGGACCTGGTGCCGCGCTAG
- a CDS encoding class III extradiol ring-cleavage dioxygenase, translating to MFPSLFISHGSPMLALQPGASGPALQALAAALPRPKAIVVVSAHWESQGLLVSGSAAPETWHDFGGFPRELFAVQYPAPGDPRLANEIAELLQADGLTAQVDNRRPFDHGTWVPLSLMYPAADIPVVQVSLPSRMGPAFQTRVGHALCSLRDQGVLLIGSGSITHNLGELDWRAGPETITPWAQAFRDWVVEKLAAGDETALHDYRLLAPHAVRSHPSDEHLLPLYFARGAGGDFSVAHQGFTLGALGMDIYRFG from the coding sequence ATGTTCCCCAGCCTGTTTATCTCCCATGGCTCCCCGATGCTGGCTCTGCAACCCGGTGCCAGCGGCCCGGCGCTGCAGGCTCTGGCAGCCGCGCTGCCACGGCCCAAGGCGATTGTGGTGGTATCGGCGCATTGGGAAAGCCAAGGACTGCTGGTCAGTGGCAGCGCCGCGCCCGAAACCTGGCACGACTTCGGCGGCTTCCCTCGCGAACTGTTTGCGGTGCAATACCCTGCGCCGGGTGATCCACGGCTGGCGAATGAAATTGCCGAGTTATTGCAGGCTGACGGCCTGACTGCACAGGTCGACAACCGACGGCCCTTCGACCATGGCACCTGGGTGCCCCTGTCGCTGATGTACCCGGCGGCGGATATTCCGGTGGTGCAAGTCTCCCTGCCAAGCCGCATGGGTCCGGCTTTTCAAACCCGGGTTGGACATGCCCTCTGCAGTCTGCGCGATCAAGGTGTGCTACTGATCGGCTCCGGCAGCATCACCCATAATCTCGGTGAGCTGGACTGGCGCGCCGGGCCGGAAACCATCACGCCATGGGCGCAAGCCTTTCGCGACTGGGTAGTCGAAAAACTCGCTGCCGGTGACGAAACAGCCTTGCATGACTATCGCCTCCTGGCGCCCCATGCAGTGCGCAGCCACCCCAGCGACGAGCATTTGTTGCCGCTTTACTTTGCGCGAGGTGCCGGCGGTGATTTCAGCGTGGCGCATCAGGGCTTCACCCTCGGCGCCTTGGGCATGGACATCTATCGCTTTGGCTAA
- a CDS encoding pyridoxal phosphate-dependent aminotransferase, with protein sequence MQVSKSNKLANVCYDIRGPVLKHAKRLEEEGHRILKLNIGNPAPFGFEAPDEILQDVIRNLPTAQGYSDSKGLFSARKAVMQYYQQKQVEGVGIEDIYLGNGVSELIVMSLQALLNNGDEVLVPAPDYPLWTAAVTLAGGHPMHYLCDEGADWFPDLADIKAKITPNTKALVIINPNNPTGAVYSREVLLGMLELARQHNLVVFSDEIYDKILYDDAVHVCTGSLAPDLLCLTFNGLSKSYRVAGFRSGWIAISGPKHNAQSYIEGIDMLANMRLCANVPSQHAIQTALGGYQSINDLVLPQGRLLEQRNRTWELLNAIPGVSCVKPMGALYAFPRIDPKVCPILNDEKFVLDLLLSEKLLVVQGTAFNWPWPDHFRVVTLPRVDELDMAIGRIGNFLKSYRQ encoded by the coding sequence ATGCAGGTCAGCAAATCGAACAAGCTCGCCAACGTCTGCTACGACATTCGCGGCCCGGTGCTCAAGCACGCCAAACGCCTGGAAGAGGAAGGCCATCGCATCCTCAAGCTGAACATCGGCAACCCGGCGCCCTTTGGTTTCGAAGCGCCAGACGAAATCCTCCAGGACGTGATCCGCAACCTGCCCACGGCCCAAGGCTACAGTGACTCCAAGGGCCTGTTCAGCGCGCGCAAGGCGGTGATGCAGTATTACCAGCAAAAACAGGTCGAAGGTGTCGGGATTGAAGACATCTACCTGGGCAATGGCGTGTCCGAGCTGATTGTGATGTCGCTGCAGGCCTTGCTCAACAACGGCGACGAAGTGCTGGTGCCGGCGCCGGATTATCCGTTGTGGACCGCCGCCGTGACCCTGGCCGGTGGCCACCCGATGCACTATCTGTGCGACGAAGGGGCCGACTGGTTCCCGGACCTGGCCGATATCAAGGCCAAGATCACCCCGAACACCAAGGCTCTGGTGATCATCAACCCGAACAACCCCACCGGCGCCGTGTACTCCAGGGAAGTGCTGCTGGGCATGCTCGAACTGGCGCGCCAACACAACCTCGTGGTGTTCTCCGACGAGATCTACGACAAGATCCTCTACGATGACGCCGTCCACGTGTGCACCGGCTCCCTAGCGCCAGACCTGCTGTGCCTGACCTTCAACGGCCTGTCCAAGTCCTACCGGGTGGCGGGGTTCCGCTCCGGCTGGATCGCCATTTCCGGGCCCAAGCACAACGCCCAGAGCTATATCGAGGGCATCGACATGCTGGCCAACATGCGCCTGTGCGCCAACGTGCCGAGCCAGCACGCGATCCAGACCGCCCTCGGCGGCTACCAGAGCATCAACGACCTGGTACTGCCCCAAGGTCGTTTGCTGGAGCAACGTAACCGCACCTGGGAGTTGCTCAACGCGATCCCGGGCGTCAGTTGCGTGAAGCCCATGGGTGCGTTGTACGCGTTCCCGCGGATCGATCCGAAAGTCTGCCCCATCCTCAACGACGAAAAGTTCGTGCTCGACCTGCTGCTGTCGGAAAAGCTGCTGGTGGTGCAAGGCACCGCCTTCAACTGGCCGTGGCCGGATCACTTCCGCGTGGTGACGTTGCCACGCGTGGATGAGCTGGATATGGCGATCGGTCGCATCGGCAACTTCCTGAAGTCCTATCGCCAGTAA
- a CDS encoding glutathione peroxidase, translating to MSDNLLSIPCTTIKGEQKTLADFAGKAILVVNTASKCGFTPQYKGLEQLWQQYKDQGLVVLGFPCNQFGRQEPGNEGAIAEFCELNFGVSFPLFKKIDVNGSDAHPLFVQLKKAAPGLLGSKNIKWNFTKFLIGRDGKEVKRFAPTTKPQDLSQEIEALLK from the coding sequence ATGAGCGACAACTTGCTGAGCATCCCTTGCACCACCATCAAGGGTGAGCAAAAGACCTTGGCCGATTTCGCCGGCAAGGCCATTCTGGTGGTCAACACCGCCAGCAAGTGTGGTTTCACCCCGCAGTACAAGGGCCTGGAGCAACTCTGGCAGCAATACAAGGACCAGGGCCTGGTGGTGCTGGGCTTTCCGTGCAATCAGTTCGGCAGGCAGGAGCCGGGCAACGAAGGCGCGATCGCCGAGTTCTGCGAGTTGAACTTCGGCGTCAGTTTTCCCTTGTTCAAAAAGATCGACGTCAATGGCAGCGATGCCCACCCGCTGTTCGTGCAGCTCAAAAAGGCGGCGCCAGGGCTGCTGGGCTCGAAGAACATCAAGTGGAATTTCACCAAATTCCTCATCGGGCGTGACGGCAAAGAGGTCAAGCGTTTCGCCCCAACCACCAAGCCCCAGGACCTGAGCCAAGAGATCGAAGCCCTGCTCAAATGA